The Salvia miltiorrhiza cultivar Shanhuang (shh) chromosome 1, IMPLAD_Smil_shh, whole genome shotgun sequence genome has a window encoding:
- the LOC131010581 gene encoding protein RALF-like 34, whose product MAPKLLLILILSLLVILSVANAATNDGGGLHLMNGTLEWQLETPFELEEESEEEGERRSLYWHAKKYYISYGALSANRVPCPPRSGRSYYTHNCFRARGPVHPYTRGCSAITRCRR is encoded by the coding sequence ATGGCACCAAAGCTTCTCTTAATTCTCATCCTTTCGCTCCTCGTCATACTGTCCGTCGCCAATGCGGCGACCAACGACGGCGGCGGCCTCCACCTCATGAACGGAACCCTAGAATGGCAGCTGGAAACCCCGTTCGAGCTGGAagaagaaagtgaggaagaaggcGAGCGTAGATCTCTGTACTGGCACGCGAAAAAGTACTACATTTCGTATGGGGCGCTATCGGCGAATCGAGTGCCGTGCCCGCCGCGGTCGGGCAGATCCTACTACACTCACAACTGCTTCAGAGCCCGCGGCCCCGTCCATCCCTACACCAGAGGCTGCTCCGCCATCACCCGCTGCAGAAGATGA